A DNA window from Verrucomicrobiia bacterium contains the following coding sequences:
- a CDS encoding glutathione-independent formaldehyde dehydrogenase: MKALVYDGPRSVKVKEVPDARIEAPTDVLVKITSTNICGSDLHMYDGRTDMEEGRVLGHENLGQVIEVGGAVANVKVGDWVCLPFNVSCGYCKNCERGLTGACLSLNPGHAGAAYGFSGMGPFEGGQAELLRVPYGDFNCLKLPEDAEEKQHDYVMLADIFPTGYHATEMACIQPGESVVIFGAGPVGLMAAYSASLRGAGKIIVVDPLPDRLKLAKQIGAIPINNSKNSPVEAILDLTDGEGADKGCECVGYQAHDIEAHEQPNITMNQLVEAVRPSGALGVVGVFVEKDPKSRNKLEKKGQIAFNWGKFWEKGLRMGTGQANVKTYNRRLCTLIELGKAKPSFIVSHILPLKDAPKGYQHFDARDKGWTKVILKPAA, encoded by the coding sequence ATGAAAGCTCTTGTTTACGACGGACCGCGCAGTGTCAAAGTCAAAGAAGTTCCCGATGCGCGCATCGAAGCGCCCACGGACGTTCTGGTCAAAATCACCAGCACGAATATTTGCGGCTCGGACCTTCACATGTATGACGGACGCACCGACATGGAAGAAGGCCGCGTGCTCGGCCACGAAAATCTCGGCCAAGTGATCGAAGTCGGCGGCGCGGTCGCTAACGTCAAGGTAGGCGATTGGGTTTGCCTGCCGTTCAATGTCAGTTGCGGCTATTGCAAAAATTGCGAGCGTGGCTTGACCGGTGCGTGTCTTTCCTTGAACCCCGGCCATGCGGGCGCCGCCTACGGTTTTTCCGGCATGGGGCCGTTCGAGGGCGGGCAGGCGGAATTGTTGCGCGTTCCGTACGGCGATTTTAATTGCCTTAAACTTCCCGAGGATGCCGAGGAAAAACAACACGACTATGTGATGCTCGCAGACATTTTTCCTACCGGCTATCACGCGACCGAGATGGCCTGCATCCAACCCGGCGAATCCGTCGTGATTTTCGGCGCGGGCCCGGTGGGGCTCATGGCGGCGTATTCGGCAAGCCTGCGCGGCGCGGGAAAAATCATCGTCGTGGATCCGCTGCCCGATCGCCTCAAACTCGCCAAACAAATCGGCGCGATTCCCATCAACAATTCAAAAAATTCTCCGGTCGAAGCCATCCTCGACCTCACCGACGGCGAAGGCGCTGACAAAGGTTGCGAATGCGTCGGCTATCAAGCCCACGACATTGAAGCTCACGAGCAGCCGAACATCACCATGAACCAACTCGTCGAAGCCGTCCGTCCCAGTGGCGCGCTCGGCGTCGTCGGCGTGTTCGTGGAAAAAGATCCCAAGAGCCGCAACAAACTCGAGAAAAAAGGCCAGATCGCCTTTAACTGGGGAAAGTTTTGGGAGAAAGGATTGCGCATGGGAACCGGCCAGGCCAACGTGAAAACCTATAATCGCCGCCTTTGCACGCTCATCGAATTAGGCAAGGCGAAGCCATCGTTCATCGTCTCCCACATCCTCCCGCTGAAGGATGCCCCAAAAGGTTACCAGCACTTTGACGCCCGCGATAAAGGCTGGACCAAAGTCATTTTAAAACCCGCCGCTTAA
- the gatA gene encoding Asp-tRNA(Asn)/Glu-tRNA(Gln) amidotransferase subunit GatA, with amino-acid sequence MLNQLTISELADKLSQREVSAREATQACLDQIKRVDGQIHAFLSYNEADALAQADAADRLLSSGASHAQHPLLGVPIGIKDVLAVKGQPLNCASKILGNFISPYDATAIEKLRAAGAIVFGRLNMDEFAMGSSTENSAFGATRNPWDTARIPGGSSGGSAAAVAANECIASLGTDTGGSIRQPAALCGCVGLKPTYGRISRYGLVAFASSLDQIGPFTKDVRDSATLLEVMSGVDRRDSTSVPEPVPHYPSALNGNIKGLKLGLPKEYMIGGLDAEVNAAVQAAVKHLQKLGAEIVEISLPHTDYAVATYYIIATAEASANLARFDGIRYGARVDGSDPISLYGNTRGAGFGSEVKRRIILGTYVLSSGYYDAYYLRAQKVRTLIRQDFLKAFEHVDAIITPTTPTAAFKIGDKSDDPLQMYLSDIFTISCNLAGICGLSMPCGFTANPKLPIGLQLLGKPFGEETLLKLAHAYEQCTGWHKEKPVIGS; translated from the coding sequence ATGTTGAACCAACTCACCATTTCCGAACTCGCGGACAAGCTTAGCCAGCGCGAAGTCTCCGCTCGCGAAGCCACGCAAGCGTGTCTCGACCAGATCAAACGCGTTGATGGCCAGATCCACGCCTTTCTCAGTTACAACGAAGCCGACGCCCTCGCCCAGGCCGATGCCGCCGACCGTCTCTTGTCCAGCGGCGCGAGCCATGCGCAACATCCCCTCCTCGGCGTGCCCATCGGCATCAAGGACGTGCTCGCCGTCAAAGGCCAGCCGCTGAATTGCGCTTCTAAAATTCTTGGCAATTTCATTTCACCCTACGACGCGACTGCGATTGAAAAACTTCGCGCGGCGGGCGCAATCGTTTTCGGCCGTTTGAACATGGACGAATTTGCGATGGGCAGTTCCACCGAAAATTCCGCGTTCGGCGCCACGCGCAATCCCTGGGACACCGCTCGAATTCCCGGCGGATCCTCCGGCGGTTCAGCGGCAGCCGTCGCGGCGAATGAATGCATCGCCTCACTCGGCACGGACACCGGCGGTTCCATTCGCCAGCCCGCGGCCTTGTGCGGTTGCGTCGGACTCAAGCCAACCTACGGACGCATTTCGCGTTACGGGCTCGTCGCGTTCGCCTCGTCGCTCGACCAGATCGGCCCTTTTACCAAAGATGTGCGCGATTCTGCCACCTTGCTCGAAGTTATGAGCGGCGTGGATCGGCGCGATTCGACCAGCGTGCCCGAACCCGTCCCGCATTATCCCAGCGCGCTCAACGGAAATATCAAGGGCCTCAAACTCGGTTTGCCCAAGGAATACATGATCGGCGGACTCGATGCTGAAGTGAACGCCGCCGTGCAAGCCGCCGTGAAACATCTTCAAAAGCTCGGCGCGGAGATCGTGGAAATTTCGCTGCCACACACGGACTACGCAGTGGCGACTTACTATATCATCGCCACCGCCGAAGCCAGCGCGAACCTCGCGCGCTTCGATGGCATCCGGTACGGCGCGCGCGTGGACGGCTCCGATCCCATTTCGCTTTACGGCAACACTCGCGGCGCGGGTTTCGGTTCCGAAGTGAAACGCCGCATTATCCTCGGCACTTACGTTTTGAGCAGCGGTTATTACGACGCCTATTATTTGCGCGCGCAAAAAGTCCGCACGCTCATCCGCCAGGATTTTCTCAAAGCCTTCGAGCATGTGGACGCCATCATCACGCCCACGACGCCCACCGCCGCCTTCAAGATCGGCGATAAATCCGACGACCCGTTGCAGATGTATCTCTCGGACATTTTCACCATCTCCTGCAATCTCGCCGGCATCTGCGGCCTGAGTATGCCCTGCGGCTTTACGGCGAATCCAAAATTGCCCATCGGCCTGCAACTGCTCGGCAAACCTTTCGGCGAAGAAACCCTTTTAAAACTCGCGCACGCCTACGAGCAATGCACCGGATGGCATAAGGAAAAGCCGGTGATTGGGTCGTAA
- the gatB gene encoding Asp-tRNA(Asn)/Glu-tRNA(Gln) amidotransferase subunit GatB, giving the protein MDYEPIIGLEMHVQLKTKSKMWCGCANEFGAPPNTNVCPVCLGLPGVLPVANDEGLRLTVLTGYLLGCEIPHFAKFDRKNYFYPDAPKNYQITQYDKPSTQNGVVDFEFNGGVARVRITRAHLEEDVGKNFHFDRNSGVDFNRAGVPLLEIVSEPDITSPDMAYEYLNALKDILIYGGVSDCDMEKGMVRCDVNISVRPKGQKQLGAKIEIKNMNSFSGVRKALEYEIPRQIEVVSKGGKLSQETRRWDDTANITETMRSKEQAHDYRYFPEPDLMPFKPTDAWLAEVKSRVVELPLARKLRFMNAYQLPSSDAETFVNDVALGKYFEAAIVGAKNPKAVANWVINNLRAKLTETQTALHDVKIKPTDIPGLAALVDAGKISSKIAQDVFADMFATGEPAHEIVEKKGLAQVSDTGAIEKFCDEVIAANPKSAEDYRAGKVAALNFLKGQVMKLSKGKANPNLVGEILEKKLKG; this is encoded by the coding sequence ATGGACTACGAACCAATCATCGGGCTGGAAATGCACGTTCAGCTCAAAACGAAATCCAAAATGTGGTGCGGTTGTGCGAATGAATTCGGCGCGCCACCCAATACCAACGTCTGCCCCGTTTGCCTCGGCCTGCCCGGCGTGTTGCCCGTCGCGAATGATGAAGGATTGCGCCTTACCGTACTCACCGGCTATTTGCTGGGCTGCGAGATTCCCCACTTCGCCAAATTCGATCGCAAAAATTATTTTTATCCCGACGCGCCGAAAAATTATCAGATCACGCAATACGACAAACCCTCCACGCAAAACGGCGTGGTGGATTTTGAATTCAATGGCGGCGTCGCGCGCGTGCGCATTACCCGTGCGCATCTTGAGGAAGACGTTGGCAAGAATTTTCACTTTGATCGCAACAGTGGCGTTGATTTCAATCGCGCCGGCGTGCCGCTGCTGGAAATTGTTTCCGAGCCCGACATCACGAGCCCTGACATGGCGTATGAATATTTGAATGCGCTCAAAGACATCCTGATTTACGGCGGCGTGAGCGATTGCGACATGGAAAAAGGCATGGTCCGCTGCGACGTGAATATCAGCGTGCGGCCCAAGGGGCAAAAGCAACTCGGCGCGAAGATCGAGATCAAAAACATGAACAGCTTCAGCGGCGTCCGCAAGGCGCTGGAGTATGAGATCCCGCGCCAGATCGAAGTCGTGAGCAAAGGCGGCAAACTTTCGCAGGAAACCCGCCGCTGGGATGACACCGCCAACATCACCGAAACGATGCGCAGCAAAGAACAGGCGCACGATTACCGCTATTTTCCCGAACCGGATTTGATGCCGTTCAAACCCACCGACGCGTGGCTCGCCGAAGTGAAATCGCGCGTGGTGGAATTGCCGCTCGCGCGCAAACTTCGTTTTATGAATGCGTATCAGTTGCCTTCGTCCGACGCCGAGACATTCGTAAACGACGTTGCGCTCGGAAAATATTTTGAAGCCGCCATCGTCGGCGCGAAAAATCCCAAAGCCGTCGCGAATTGGGTGATCAATAATTTGCGCGCGAAATTGACCGAGACTCAGACCGCGCTTCATGATGTCAAAATCAAGCCGACGGATATTCCCGGCCTCGCCGCGCTGGTGGACGCCGGCAAAATTAGCAGCAAGATCGCGCAGGACGTTTTCGCGGACATGTTCGCCACCGGCGAACCCGCGCACGAAATCGTCGAGAAAAAAGGTCTCGCGCAAGTCAGCGATACCGGCGCCATTGAAAAATTCTGCGATGAAGTCATCGCCGCCAATCCCAAGAGCGCCGAAGATTATCGCGCCGGAAAAGTCGCCGCGCTGAATTTCCTCAAGGGCCAGGTGATGAAGCTCAGCAAAGGCAAAGCGAATCCAAATCTGGTCGGTGAAATTTTGGAGAAGAAGTTGAAGGGATAG
- the hprK gene encoding HPr(Ser) kinase/phosphatase has protein sequence MQRDVVTVERFYTEQAAVLELKLVAGASGLKRIIREPTVNRPGLVLSGFTRYFANKRVQVIGNAEAYFLKSLPLDEREERYRTFFSYKIPCVVFSRSLTPDKLFLKAAEAADVPVFQCPLITMKFINLATLALEMMFAPHGTEMGSMVDILGVGVIIRGESGIGKSESVLALIERGYSLVADDITKVTLVDGREVIGTSAELTRNHMEVRGIGIINVAAMFGVKSIRREKQVDLIVSLKVWNDVPDVDRVGMDEEFVKILSVDIPHITIPVRPGRDLARLIEVAAFQTKLKASGYNPAKELNERLISKMANAAKL, from the coding sequence ATGCAACGCGACGTAGTAACAGTGGAGCGGTTTTACACGGAACAAGCCGCAGTGCTCGAATTGAAACTGGTGGCGGGCGCCAGTGGCCTCAAGCGCATCATCCGCGAACCAACCGTTAATCGCCCCGGCCTCGTGCTGTCGGGTTTCACGCGTTATTTCGCGAACAAACGCGTGCAGGTCATCGGCAATGCCGAGGCGTATTTTTTGAAATCGCTGCCGCTCGATGAGCGCGAAGAGCGTTATCGAACATTTTTTTCGTATAAAATTCCGTGCGTCGTTTTCAGCCGCAGCCTGACGCCGGACAAGTTATTTTTGAAAGCGGCGGAAGCGGCGGATGTCCCGGTGTTCCAATGTCCGCTGATCACGATGAAGTTCATTAATCTCGCCACGCTCGCGCTGGAAATGATGTTCGCGCCGCACGGCACGGAGATGGGCAGCATGGTGGACATCCTCGGCGTCGGCGTGATCATCCGCGGCGAAAGCGGCATCGGCAAAAGCGAAAGTGTGCTGGCCCTCATTGAACGTGGCTATAGCCTCGTGGCGGACGATATCACCAAAGTGACGCTCGTGGATGGCCGCGAGGTGATCGGCACCAGCGCGGAATTGACCCGCAATCACATGGAAGTGCGCGGCATCGGCATCATCAATGTGGCCGCGATGTTCGGTGTGAAAAGTATTCGCCGTGAGAAGCAGGTGGATTTGATCGTGAGTTTGAAGGTCTGGAACGATGTGCCGGACGTGGACCGCGTGGGCATGGACGAAGAGTTCGTGAAAATTTTGAGCGTGGACATCCCGCACATCACCATCCCCGTGCGGCCGGGACGCGATTTGGCGCGGCTGATTGAAGTGGCGGCGTTCCAGACAAAATTGAAGGCCTCGGGCTATAATCCGGCCAAGGAATTGAACGAACGGTTGATCTCGAAGATGGCCAACGCGGCAAAGCTGTAG
- the gatC gene encoding Asp-tRNA(Asn)/Glu-tRNA(Gln) amidotransferase subunit GatC, with the protein MAAAEIDVKYVAHLARISLSPAEEQKIGAQLGNILGYIEKLRELDVSQVEPTAHAVPLVNVVRTDEIQPSLSTDEALRNAPAKANGLFLVPKIVE; encoded by the coding sequence ATGGCTGCTGCTGAAATTGATGTCAAATACGTCGCTCACCTCGCGCGCATTTCCCTTTCGCCCGCGGAAGAGCAAAAAATTGGCGCGCAACTCGGAAATATCCTTGGCTATATCGAAAAGTTGAGGGAACTGGATGTGAGCCAGGTCGAGCCGACCGCCCACGCCGTGCCACTCGTCAATGTCGTGCGCACGGACGAAATCCAGCCTTCGCTCTCCACCGACGAAGCCTTGCGCAACGCTCCCGCCAAAGCCAACGGCCTGTTCCTCGTGCCGAAAATCGTCGAGTAG
- a CDS encoding RidA family protein has product MPSKQIIKPAKSAPAVGPYNHAVRIGDLLFCAGQIPLDPATGNLVPGDIKAQTERVLENVKAILDDQKLTFANVVKSTVFLTNLVDFAGMNEIYAKYFTSDFPARSTIQVAALPRAASVEIEVIAHF; this is encoded by the coding sequence ATGCCATCTAAACAAATCATCAAACCCGCGAAATCGGCTCCGGCCGTCGGACCTTACAACCACGCCGTGCGCATCGGCGATTTGCTTTTTTGCGCGGGCCAGATTCCGCTGGACCCGGCCACCGGAAATCTTGTTCCCGGCGACATCAAGGCGCAGACCGAACGCGTGCTCGAAAACGTGAAGGCGATTTTGGATGACCAAAAGTTGACCTTCGCCAACGTCGTCAAAAGCACAGTGTTTCTGACGAATCTCGTGGACTTCGCCGGCATGAACGAAATTTACGCCAAGTATTTTACTTCGGACTTTCCGGCGCGCTCGACGATTCAAGTCGCCGCCTTGCCCCGGGCCGCGAGCGTGGAGATCGAAGTGATTGCGCATTTTTGA
- the rmuC gene encoding DNA recombination protein RmuC: MSSTAEILIGLALGIILGGVIGWLMGSRRAPAPLALDNRLETDLRQQLSQREQELAKGREEITRLNTACATADAQKQAAEKILTDQRQLHDRALAEAKSMQEKALADLRDVFKGLSAETLKQTAPEFLRLAEQSFGKFQETAKGDLTQRQEAIKGLVEPLKQQLENYQRRLQQSETSQSSALGEVKKQLEMLSQSNLSLASETQQFRVVLKSNQARGRWGEETLRRVVEAAGMSAHCDFTEQAQAGDSKPDLIVRLPGDRLIIVDAKVPDLNFLSALDSADPGTRANELTAHAKKLKETIRALAARDYPRQFPNALDHVVMFLPAESLFSAALEGDQELIVWAARERIMIATPASLIALLRSVSISWQQHAQSENAQKIAEAAQELYQRVAKFTEHFEKIRDGLNKANNAYNDAVGSYERMVKPSGEKVLKLGGGLNGKDLAEVQPLDSTLRLPPT, from the coding sequence ATGTCTTCAACCGCTGAAATTTTAATCGGGCTGGCACTGGGAATTATTCTTGGCGGCGTGATCGGCTGGCTGATGGGCTCGCGTCGCGCGCCCGCGCCATTGGCTCTTGATAATCGGCTTGAAACGGATTTACGGCAGCAGCTTTCTCAACGAGAGCAGGAACTTGCGAAAGGCCGGGAAGAAATCACGCGCCTCAATACCGCGTGTGCCACGGCGGACGCGCAGAAGCAAGCGGCGGAAAAAATTCTGACGGACCAGCGGCAATTACACGACCGCGCCTTGGCCGAGGCGAAATCCATGCAGGAAAAAGCGCTCGCGGATTTGCGTGATGTGTTCAAGGGGTTGAGCGCGGAGACTTTGAAGCAGACGGCCCCGGAATTTTTGCGTTTGGCGGAACAAAGTTTTGGCAAGTTTCAGGAAACGGCAAAGGGCGATTTGACCCAGCGACAGGAAGCGATCAAGGGCCTCGTCGAGCCGCTGAAACAACAGTTGGAAAATTATCAACGTCGCTTGCAGCAAAGCGAGACTTCGCAATCCAGTGCGCTCGGCGAGGTAAAAAAGCAGTTGGAGATGCTGTCGCAATCTAATCTTTCGCTGGCATCAGAGACGCAGCAATTTCGCGTGGTGCTGAAGTCCAACCAGGCGCGCGGCCGCTGGGGTGAAGAGACATTGCGGCGCGTAGTCGAAGCAGCCGGGATGAGCGCGCATTGCGATTTCACCGAGCAGGCGCAGGCCGGTGACAGCAAGCCCGATTTGATTGTGCGTCTGCCGGGCGACCGTTTGATCATCGTGGATGCGAAGGTGCCGGACTTGAATTTTTTAAGCGCATTGGACAGTGCTGATCCAGGCACGCGGGCGAATGAATTGACAGCGCACGCGAAAAAATTGAAGGAAACTATTCGAGCGTTGGCGGCGCGTGATTATCCACGGCAGTTTCCGAATGCGCTGGATCACGTCGTGATGTTTCTGCCGGCGGAATCGTTATTTAGCGCGGCGCTGGAAGGGGACCAGGAATTGATCGTGTGGGCCGCTCGCGAACGAATCATGATTGCGACTCCGGCTTCACTGATCGCATTGTTGCGCTCGGTGAGCATCAGTTGGCAACAGCATGCGCAATCGGAAAACGCGCAGAAAATTGCAGAAGCCGCCCAAGAACTTTATCAACGCGTGGCAAAATTTACAGAACACTTCGAAAAAATCCGCGATGGCCTTAATAAAGCGAACAATGCCTACAATGACGCCGTGGGAAGTTATGAGCGGATGGTGAAGCCGAGCGGAGAAAAAGTTTTAAAACTCGGCGGCGGATTAAATGGAAAAGATTTGGCTGAGGTGCAGCCGCTAGATTCCACTTTGCGGTTGCCGCCTACTTGA
- a CDS encoding serine hydrolase produces MSNRKIIQIICLCLSFSAFGLSGRAEPITNAIHAYLKRFVDSKPIKFGIVVGLVDEHGSSVVSYGKLDNGTDQDVNGNTVFEMGSVTKTFTALLLQDMIDRGEMKLDDPVAKYLPASVTLPTYNGKALTLFDLATQTSGFPHDPDNYDPKLADHPFADYSVERMYEYLSHYKLTRAPGTRFGYSNLGVGLLGHLMCLKAGTNFESFVMDRICRPLKMDSTRITLTPEMKGRFVQPHNPAGYAVPALDFGTLEGSGALRTTGNDMVKFMSAGLGFPPSGLTSSFEKTQQLHFHDPRANVGLVWWILQPIPGTTMVFHNGGTGGCSAWIGFDKARRRGVTILSSWRWFDIDNFGWYLLHAEWQSDHRPDGKKINRQVLDSYVGQYREPAARSGTAHTNKLPVIGIRREGDRLVADNKFVEGVWNTWLTAFPDELLPESETSFFDRLGGCRIAFSRDALGNVTGLTAHYPGNSFFCEKISNAPPNPPEPVKPIVPVKVDPKVLEPCVGQYQFPPGPGIPEGGTIAMSQEGGLLVWRATGKNFDTGAIYLYPESETNFFMEIYDNAQLTFVKNERGQATSIIHHVEGVPDKVLKRLPDPMR; encoded by the coding sequence ATGAGCAACCGAAAAATTATTCAAATCATTTGTCTTTGTCTGTCGTTTTCGGCATTCGGCCTCTCTGGCCGGGCGGAGCCGATTACCAATGCGATCCACGCATATCTGAAGCGGTTCGTGGATAGTAAGCCGATAAAGTTCGGCATCGTCGTCGGTCTGGTGGACGAACATGGCAGCAGTGTCGTCAGTTACGGCAAGCTGGATAACGGCACCGACCAGGATGTGAACGGCAATACGGTTTTTGAAATGGGTTCTGTCACGAAGACCTTCACCGCCCTCTTGCTGCAGGACATGATTGATCGCGGGGAAATGAAACTGGACGATCCCGTGGCCAAATATCTGCCGGCGTCGGTCACGCTGCCGACATACAACGGCAAAGCGCTTACGCTGTTCGATCTGGCCACGCAAACCTCCGGATTTCCACACGATCCCGACAACTACGATCCCAAGCTCGCTGATCATCCTTTTGCGGATTACTCGGTGGAGAGAATGTACGAGTATCTGTCGCATTATAAATTGACCAGGGCGCCCGGAACCCGATTTGGGTACTCGAATCTCGGAGTGGGGCTGCTGGGGCATCTAATGTGTTTGAAGGCCGGGACGAATTTTGAATCGTTTGTGATGGATCGCATTTGCCGGCCATTGAAGATGGACAGCACACGAATCACGCTGACGCCGGAGATGAAAGGGCGGTTTGTGCAGCCACACAACCCGGCTGGCTACGCGGTGCCCGCTCTCGATTTTGGGACGTTGGAAGGTTCGGGTGCGTTGCGGACGACGGGCAACGACATGGTGAAATTCATGTCCGCCGGCCTGGGATTTCCGCCATCCGGGCTGACTTCGTCGTTTGAAAAAACGCAACAGCTTCATTTTCACGACCCAAGGGCCAATGTGGGCCTTGTCTGGTGGATCCTGCAGCCGATACCGGGGACAACCATGGTGTTTCACAATGGCGGCACGGGCGGTTGCAGCGCGTGGATCGGTTTTGATAAGGCGCGTCGTCGCGGGGTCACGATTTTGTCGAGTTGGAGATGGTTCGATATTGATAACTTCGGATGGTATTTGTTGCACGCCGAATGGCAGTCGGATCACCGCCCCGATGGGAAGAAAATTAATCGCCAGGTTCTTGATTCTTATGTCGGACAGTACCGGGAGCCTGCCGCTCGGTCGGGCACAGCCCATACAAATAAACTCCCTGTCATCGGAATCCGTCGCGAGGGAGACCGGTTGGTCGCAGACAACAAATTTGTTGAAGGAGTATGGAATACTTGGTTAACGGCATTTCCTGATGAATTGTTGCCGGAATCGGAGACGTCCTTTTTTGACCGGCTCGGGGGTTGTCGCATAGCTTTTTCGCGTGACGCTCTGGGAAACGTCACTGGCCTGACGGCACATTACCCCGGGAATTCGTTTTTCTGCGAGAAAATCTCCAACGCACCGCCCAACCCGCCCGAGCCCGTCAAACCTATTGTGCCGGTTAAAGTGGATCCGAAGGTTCTGGAACCTTGCGTCGGACAGTATCAATTTCCACCAGGCCCGGGAATACCTGAAGGTGGAACAATAGCGATGTCTCAAGAGGGCGGTCTGTTGGTCTGGCGAGCCACGGGAAAGAACTTCGACACCGGGGCGATCTATCTTTATCCTGAATCCGAGACAAATTTCTTCATGGAGATCTATGACAATGCGCAACTGACGTTCGTCAAAAACGAGCGCGGACAGGCCACATCCATAATCCACCATGTGGAGGGCGTGCCGGATAAGGTCTTAAAGCGATTGCCCGATCCTATGCGATGA
- a CDS encoding HPr family phosphocarrier protein, producing MSAKKMADGSWQIVKELSVSNKLGIHARPAAMFVKVANRFKCNVFVEKDGEKVNGKSIMGLMMLAAGPGSKVTVHAEGHDAAAAVSELELLLNRKFDED from the coding sequence ATGAGCGCAAAAAAAATGGCGGACGGCAGTTGGCAGATAGTCAAAGAACTATCGGTGTCCAACAAGCTCGGCATTCATGCCCGCCCCGCGGCCATGTTCGTCAAGGTCGCCAACCGCTTTAAGTGCAATGTCTTCGTGGAAAAAGACGGCGAAAAGGTCAACGGCAAAAGCATCATGGGCCTCATGATGCTCGCCGCCGGTCCCGGCAGCAAAGTCACCGTGCATGCCGAAGGCCATGACGCCGCCGCCGCCGTTTCCGAACTCGAGCTATTGCTTAACCGCAAGTTCGACGAGGATTGA
- a CDS encoding ferritin-like domain-containing protein produces the protein MKTIGKSRNVKPVSSSRDNGDTEMDNDLHALFLDELADLLSAEQQLIKALPKLAKAAKSEELAEAFRSHLEETKNHASRLEAVFSSLGEKAKSKTCKAMKGLVEEGSEIMDEWGDTDAGDAGLIAAAQKVEHYEIASYGTVCTWAKEMGHNEALDLLQQTLSEEKAADEKLTELSEAANQEAE, from the coding sequence ATGAAAACGATTGGAAAATCCCGCAACGTAAAACCAGTTTCCAGCTCTCGCGACAATGGCGATACCGAGATGGACAACGACCTTCACGCCTTGTTCCTCGACGAACTCGCCGATCTCCTGAGCGCCGAACAACAGTTGATCAAGGCATTGCCGAAGCTGGCCAAGGCCGCCAAGTCGGAGGAACTCGCCGAGGCCTTTCGCTCGCACCTCGAAGAAACCAAAAACCATGCCTCGCGGCTGGAAGCGGTTTTCTCTTCGCTCGGCGAAAAGGCCAAGAGCAAAACCTGCAAGGCAATGAAGGGCCTCGTCGAAGAAGGCAGCGAGATCATGGACGAGTGGGGTGATACAGACGCTGGCGATGCCGGCCTGATCGCCGCCGCGCAAAAAGTGGAACATTACGAAATCGCCTCCTACGGAACGGTCTGCACCTGGGCGAAGGAAATGGGCCACAACGAAGCGCTCGACCTGCTTCAGCAAACGCTTTCGGAAGAAAAAGCCGCCGACGAAAAGTTGACGGAACTTTCCGAAGCCGCGAATCAGGAAGCTGAATAA